Proteins from one Salmonella bongori NCTC 12419 genomic window:
- a CDS encoding PAAR domain-containing protein gives MRFSDKRSEGFLLSPGDRTSCGGFIKRSKECHTIEGMEIVYEMDEYVCGVNGKTYKIRGGVPKGSWIERGKNLFRRTSVSSWDSDIDSEGRKVESPSSRIKRLKEETSLYKRQLDYLRGGEKINEHCRFLGSAGGTINLRKKIIGNDENEDIFSHRNSNFLFRERISKDLYDHYLIMGHDMSQYETEIICLLAGSAHSRGTCPCQCRFIPHLNITYRYDNYILARYEAANRPQNSTPLAHTTRQISESRQSVEPGFCVVPELTTPKSYECELMVNPPSGVKELYHQLNPEKKKKPGSILVVADPLSRSPEKIAQIQTARDKIDKALEPLTNEEAKLLYENRTPIDMFSSNIYSDALGQSGDIFGYIKDAGGGYYEEINKILNEIQELYKKTYSQNSGRISGEEFFGQRERLFKQLDGILNKFSKEQLNLKQYEQIKQALGLSTKSIMHKWDQTGVRDIEGYASYIEKSAKLMKVMRTTGYVGIGLDFSSYTTNVYEACAKGRESECRKAAIIEYSKFGGKQTASAFGGIAGGAIGRSACMWVMGLLTSEGGGIGAGLCLVVGIGSGIAGGKIVERFGENAGESLGKVIYNKIENSDEFIHDPDTFNEEAGRLIYEKLFNGKF, from the coding sequence ATGCGCTTTTCTGATAAGCGTTCTGAAGGATTTTTATTATCGCCAGGAGATCGAACAAGTTGTGGCGGCTTTATAAAAAGGAGTAAGGAATGCCATACTATCGAAGGAATGGAAATAGTATATGAAATGGATGAATATGTATGCGGAGTTAATGGTAAAACATATAAAATAAGAGGTGGCGTACCGAAAGGTTCATGGATTGAAAGAGGGAAAAATTTATTTCGTCGAACAAGCGTAAGTTCCTGGGATAGTGATATTGACTCGGAGGGGCGAAAAGTAGAATCACCATCATCAAGGATAAAGCGACTCAAAGAAGAAACTTCTTTGTATAAGCGTCAACTCGATTATCTTCGGGGGGGTGAAAAAATAAATGAACATTGTAGGTTTCTCGGAAGTGCGGGGGGGACGATAAATCTCAGGAAAAAAATAATCGGTAACGATGAAAACGAAGATATATTTTCTCATAGGAATTCTAATTTCCTATTCCGGGAAAGAATAAGTAAAGATTTATACGATCATTACTTAATAATGGGACATGATATGTCTCAATATGAGACTGAAATTATCTGTTTACTGGCTGGTTCAGCACATAGCAGAGGTACATGTCCGTGCCAATGTCGATTTATACCCCATTTGAATATTACATACAGATATGATAATTATATTTTAGCACGCTATGAAGCAGCAAATAGGCCTCAAAATTCCACACCTCTGGCTCACACAACAAGACAAATTTCAGAGTCCAGGCAATCAGTTGAACCGGGCTTTTGTGTAGTACCAGAATTGACGACACCTAAATCATATGAATGTGAGTTAATGGTTAATCCACCATCAGGAGTAAAAGAGTTATATCATCAGTTGAATCCGGAAAAAAAGAAAAAACCAGGTTCAATCTTAGTTGTTGCTGATCCACTATCCAGGTCACCTGAAAAAATTGCGCAAATACAAACAGCAAGGGACAAAATTGATAAAGCACTTGAACCACTGACTAATGAGGAAGCTAAATTACTATATGAAAACAGAACCCCAATAGATATGTTTTCATCTAATATATACAGTGATGCTTTAGGACAAAGTGGGGATATTTTTGGTTATATAAAAGATGCTGGAGGAGGTTATTATGAAGAGATAAATAAAATACTAAATGAAATTCAGGAGCTTTATAAAAAAACATATAGCCAAAATTCTGGACGCATTTCTGGAGAGGAGTTTTTTGGTCAGCGAGAAAGATTGTTTAAACAGCTTGATGGTATTTTGAATAAATTTTCAAAAGAACAATTGAATTTAAAACAATACGAACAAATAAAACAAGCATTGGGTTTATCTACAAAATCCATTATGCATAAGTGGGATCAAACAGGTGTGAGAGATATTGAAGGTTATGCAAGTTACATAGAAAAATCTGCCAAACTGATGAAAGTAATGAGAACAACAGGCTATGTAGGTATTGGACTTGATTTTTCAAGTTATACAACTAACGTCTATGAGGCTTGCGCAAAGGGCCGAGAGAGCGAATGTAGAAAAGCGGCTATAATAGAATACAGCAAATTTGGTGGTAAACAAACAGCGAGTGCATTTGGAGGAATTGCTGGAGGGGCTATCGGAAGGAGCGCATGTATGTGGGTAATGGGACTACTCACATCAGAAGGTGGAGGTATTGGTGCTGGGTTGTGTTTAGTCGTGGGTATTGGTTCAGGTATTGCCGGGGGAAAAATTGTAGAAAGGTTTGGAGAAAATGCAGGTGAATCGTTGGGGAAAGTAATATACAACAAAATTGAAAATTCAGATGAGTTCATACATGATCCTGACACTTTCAATGAAGAGGCTGGTAGGCTTATATATGAAAAATTATTTAATGGAAAATTTTGA
- the aegA gene encoding formate-dependent uric acid utilization protein AegA, with translation MNRFIMANSQQCLGCHACEVACVMAHNDERHVLTPERYQPRITVIKHQHQRSAVTCHHCEDAPCARSCPNGAIRHINDSIQVNAQQCIGCKSCVIACPFGTMQIVLTPVAPNQLKASAHKCDLCQGRENGPACVENCPADALQLVTEASLTRLAKARRLRSARQESHPWHTVDMERRPAKRSKAERMQATPPRGEPDKLAIEARKITFDEIYLPFRTVQAEHEAARCLTCGEHSICEWTCPLHNHIPQWIELVKAGDIDAAVELSHQTNCLPEITGRVCPQDRLCEGACTLRDEYGAVTIGNIERYISDRALSKGWRPDLSAVQKIDKRVAIIGAGPAGLACADVLARNGVSATVYDRHPEIGGLLTFGIPAFKLDKSLLARRREIFSAMGIHFELNCDVGKDISLGTLLESYDAVFVGVGTYRSMKADLPNEDAPGVYDALPFLIANTKQVMGLPASPEAPFIDTAGLNVVVLGGGDTAMDCVRTALRQGAANVTCAYRRDEANMPGAKKEVKNAREEGAHFEFNVQPVELMLNVQGRVSGIRFLRTRLGEPDSQGRRRPVPVAGSEFVMPADAVIMAFGFHPHDMPWLESHGVKVDNRGRIAASVESAFRYQTSNPKIFAGGDAVRGADLVVTAMAEGRHAAQGMLDWFGK, from the coding sequence ATGAATCGTTTTATTATGGCCAATAGCCAGCAGTGCCTGGGATGCCACGCCTGCGAGGTCGCCTGCGTAATGGCCCACAATGATGAGCGGCATGTACTGACACCAGAGCGCTATCAGCCCCGAATTACCGTCATCAAACATCAGCATCAGCGCAGCGCGGTAACATGCCATCATTGTGAAGATGCGCCCTGTGCCCGTAGCTGTCCGAACGGCGCCATCCGTCATATTAACGACAGCATACAGGTCAATGCGCAGCAGTGTATCGGCTGTAAATCCTGCGTTATTGCCTGCCCGTTCGGTACCATGCAGATAGTATTAACCCCTGTTGCGCCGAATCAGCTTAAAGCCAGCGCGCATAAATGCGATCTATGTCAGGGGCGTGAAAATGGCCCCGCCTGTGTGGAGAATTGCCCGGCGGATGCGCTGCAACTGGTCACTGAAGCGTCGTTAACCCGTCTTGCTAAAGCGCGGCGGTTGCGTTCCGCTCGTCAGGAGAGTCATCCCTGGCATACCGTTGATATGGAACGCCGTCCGGCGAAGAGAAGCAAAGCCGAGCGTATGCAGGCAACGCCGCCGCGCGGCGAACCGGATAAGCTGGCGATTGAGGCGCGTAAAATCACCTTTGACGAAATTTATTTGCCGTTTCGCACAGTACAGGCAGAGCATGAAGCGGCACGTTGCCTTACGTGCGGCGAACATAGTATCTGCGAATGGACTTGTCCGTTGCATAATCATATTCCCCAGTGGATCGAACTGGTGAAAGCCGGTGATATTGATGCGGCGGTGGAGCTTTCTCACCAGACTAACTGTCTGCCGGAAATTACCGGGCGCGTCTGTCCACAGGACAGGCTATGCGAAGGCGCATGTACGCTCCGTGATGAGTATGGCGCAGTGACCATCGGTAATATTGAACGCTATATCTCCGATCGTGCTCTGAGCAAAGGCTGGCGTCCTGACTTATCGGCTGTACAGAAGATTGACAAGCGCGTGGCGATTATCGGTGCGGGGCCGGCGGGGCTGGCCTGCGCGGACGTACTGGCGCGTAATGGCGTAAGCGCCACCGTCTACGATCGTCATCCGGAAATCGGCGGTTTGCTGACGTTTGGTATTCCGGCTTTCAAACTGGATAAATCTCTGCTGGCGCGTCGTCGGGAGATTTTTAGCGCAATGGGGATTCACTTCGAACTCAACTGCGACGTGGGGAAAGATATTTCGCTCGGGACGCTGCTGGAGAGCTATGATGCCGTGTTTGTCGGTGTGGGAACCTACCGATCTATGAAGGCTGATTTGCCGAATGAAGATGCGCCGGGCGTGTATGATGCGTTGCCATTCCTTATCGCCAATACCAAACAGGTAATGGGGCTTCCGGCATCGCCTGAGGCGCCGTTTATCGATACTGCGGGCCTTAACGTGGTCGTGCTGGGCGGCGGTGATACCGCAATGGATTGTGTACGTACGGCGCTGCGTCAAGGTGCGGCAAACGTCACCTGCGCTTATCGCCGCGATGAGGCCAACATGCCGGGGGCGAAAAAAGAGGTGAAAAACGCGCGGGAAGAGGGCGCGCACTTTGAATTTAACGTTCAGCCGGTTGAACTGATGCTAAATGTGCAAGGGCGTGTCAGCGGTATTCGTTTTTTACGTACGCGGCTTGGCGAACCGGATAGCCAGGGGCGGCGGCGACCGGTTCCTGTCGCTGGCAGCGAGTTCGTCATGCCGGCGGATGCGGTCATTATGGCATTTGGTTTTCATCCGCACGATATGCCATGGCTGGAATCGCATGGCGTGAAGGTAGATAACCGGGGACGTATTGCCGCCAGTGTTGAAAGTGCGTTTCGTTACCAGACGTCTAACCCGAAAATTTTTGCCGGCGGCGATGCGGTACGTGGCGCCGATCTGGTGGTGACGGCGATGGCAGAAGGCCGACATGCCGCGCAAGGGATGCTCGACTGGTTTGGTAAATAA
- the narQ gene encoding nitrate/nitrite two-component system sensor histidine kinase NarQ — MTVKRPVSASLAKAFFYIVLLSILSTGSALLTLTSSLRDAEAINIAGSLRMQSYRLGYDLQSRSPQINAHRQLFQHALNSPVLQNLNAWYVPQAVKNRYAHLHANWLEMNTRLQNGDITWYQANINSYVDQIDLFVLALQHYAERKVMLVVAISLAGGIGIFTLVFFTLRRIRQQVVRPLNQLVTASQRIEHGQFDLLPLDTSLPNELGLLAKTFSQMSSELHKLYRSLEASVEEKTHDLHEAHRRLEVLYQCSQALNTSQIDVHCFRHILQIVREHDAAWYLELTVGDNWRISEGMQSPDLPVQILPVTMQDTVYGELRWQSPNTHASTPLLNSVSTMLGRGLYFNQAQKHFQQLLLMEERATIARELHDSLAQVLSYLRIQLTLLKRAIPEDNACAQSIMADFSRALNDAYRQLRELLTTFRLTLQQADLPCALHEMLEDLQSQTPAKLTLDCRLPTLALDAQMQVHLLQIVREAVLNAIKHANATEIAVSCVTAPDGDHTVYIRDNGIGIGEPHEPVGHYGLNIMRERAERLGGTLNFSQPSGGGTLVSISFRSSSDEESQLT, encoded by the coding sequence GTGACGGTTAAACGCCCGGTCTCGGCCAGTCTGGCTAAGGCTTTTTTCTATATTGTGCTGTTGTCTATTTTGTCCACTGGTAGCGCATTACTGACGCTAACCAGCAGTTTACGGGATGCCGAGGCGATCAATATTGCCGGTTCGCTGCGGATGCAGAGCTATCGGCTGGGTTACGATCTGCAAAGTCGTAGCCCGCAGATTAATGCGCATCGTCAGCTTTTCCAGCACGCGCTAAATTCGCCAGTACTGCAAAATCTCAACGCCTGGTATGTGCCGCAGGCGGTAAAAAATCGCTATGCGCACCTGCACGCAAACTGGCTGGAGATGAATACTCGCCTACAGAACGGCGATATCACCTGGTATCAGGCGAATATCAACAGTTACGTCGATCAGATTGATCTCTTCGTTCTGGCGTTACAGCATTACGCTGAGCGTAAAGTCATGCTGGTCGTCGCCATTTCACTGGCGGGCGGTATCGGCATATTTACGTTGGTCTTTTTTACCCTACGGCGTATTCGCCAGCAGGTCGTTCGCCCGCTCAATCAACTGGTGACTGCCAGTCAACGTATTGAACACGGTCAGTTTGACCTACTGCCGCTGGATACCAGTTTACCCAATGAGCTGGGTTTACTGGCGAAGACGTTTAGCCAAATGTCGAGCGAGCTACATAAACTTTACCGTTCGCTGGAAGCCTCGGTGGAGGAAAAAACGCACGATCTTCATGAAGCTCACCGCCGTCTGGAGGTGTTATACCAGTGCTCTCAGGCGCTGAATACCAGCCAAATCGATGTCCACTGTTTTCGTCATATTCTGCAAATCGTCCGTGAACATGACGCTGCCTGGTACCTGGAGTTAACCGTGGGCGATAACTGGCGGATTAGCGAAGGCATGCAAAGCCCCGATCTGCCGGTGCAAATCCTGCCGGTTACGATGCAGGATACGGTCTATGGCGAACTTCGCTGGCAAAGCCCCAATACTCATGCCTCCACGCCGCTATTGAACAGCGTTTCCACGATGCTGGGCCGCGGTCTGTACTTTAATCAGGCGCAAAAACACTTCCAGCAGCTTTTATTAATGGAAGAACGCGCGACGATTGCTCGTGAACTGCACGACTCGTTGGCACAGGTACTTTCTTATTTACGCATTCAGTTAACCCTTTTAAAGCGCGCCATTCCAGAAGATAACGCCTGCGCGCAAAGCATCATGGCGGATTTCTCAAGAGCACTGAACGACGCCTACCGTCAACTTCGTGAGCTGCTCACTACGTTCCGTCTGACGCTGCAGCAAGCCGATTTGCCCTGCGCACTCCACGAAATGCTGGAAGACTTACAGAGCCAGACCCCGGCCAAACTCACGCTGGATTGCCGTTTACCCACGCTGGCGCTGGATGCGCAAATGCAAGTGCATTTATTACAAATTGTGCGTGAAGCGGTACTGAACGCGATTAAACACGCCAACGCAACAGAAATCGCAGTAAGTTGTGTCACTGCGCCTGATGGCGACCATACTGTTTATATTCGTGATAATGGCATTGGTATCGGCGAGCCGCATGAGCCTGTCGGGCATTATGGTCTGAACATTATGCGCGAGCGCGCGGAGCGGCTTGGCGGCACGCTAAATTTTTCGCAGCCTTCCGGCGGCGGCACGCTTGTCAGCATCAGTTTTCGCTCCTCAAGCGATGAGGAGAGTCAGTTAACGTAA
- the acrD gene encoding multidrug efflux RND transporter permease AcrD, which translates to MANFFIDRPIFAWVLAILLCLTGALAIFSLPVEQYPDLAPPNVRITANYPGASAQTLENTVTQVIEQNMTGLDNLMYMSSQSSGTGQATITLSFIAGTDPDEAVQQVQNQLQSAMRKLPQAVQDQGVTVRKTGDTNILTIAFVSTDGSMDKQDIADYVASNIQDPLSRVNGVGDIDAYGSQYSMRIWLDPAKLNSFQMTAKDVTDAIESQNAQIAVGQLGGTPSVDKQALNATINAQSLLQTPQQFRDITLRVNQDGSEVKLGDVATVELGAEKYDYLSRFNGNPASGLGVKLASGANEMATAKLVLDRLNELAQYFPHGLEYKIAYETTSFVKASIIDVVKTLLEAIALVFLVMYLFLQNFRATLIPTIAVPVVLMGTFSVLYAFGYSINTLTMFAMVLAIGLLVDDAIVVVENVERIMSEEGLTPREATRKSMGQIQGALVGIAMVLSAVFVPMAFFGGTTGAIYRQFSITIVSAMVLSVLVAMILTPALCSTLLKPLHKGELHGQTGFFGWFNRTFNRNAERYEKGVAKILHRSLRWILIYVLLLGGMVFLFLRLPTSFLPQEDRGMFTTSIQLPSGSTQQQTLKVVEKVENYYFTHEKDNIMSVFSTVGSGPGGNGQNVARMFIRLKDWDARDPTTGSSFAIIERATKAFNQIKEARVFASSPPAISGLGSSAGFDMELQDHAGAGHDALMAARDQLIELAGKNSALTRVRHNGLDDSPQLQIDIDQRKAQALGVSIDDINDTLQTAWGSSYVNDFMDRGRVKKVYVQAAAKYRMLPDDINLWYVRNKDGGMVPFSAFATSRWETGSPRLERYNGYSAVEIVGEAAPGVSTGTAMDIMESLVHQLPGGFGLEWTAMSYQERLSGAQAPALYAISLLVVFLCLAALYESWSVPFSVMLVVPLGVIGALLATWMRGLENDVYFQVGLLTVIGLSAKNAILIVEFANEMNQKGHDLLDATLHASRQRLRPILMTSLAFIFGVLPMATSNGAGSGSQHAVGTGVMGGMISATVLAIFFVPLFFVLVRRRFPLKPRPE; encoded by the coding sequence ATGGCGAATTTTTTTATCGATCGCCCCATCTTTGCCTGGGTGCTGGCTATCCTGTTGTGTCTGACAGGAGCATTAGCCATTTTTTCATTACCCGTTGAACAATATCCCGATCTGGCACCGCCCAACGTACGTATTACCGCTAACTATCCGGGAGCGTCGGCGCAAACGCTGGAAAATACGGTAACGCAGGTTATTGAGCAGAATATGACAGGTCTCGATAATCTGATGTACATGTCATCACAAAGCAGCGGAACCGGACAGGCGACCATCACGCTGAGCTTTATTGCAGGTACTGACCCTGATGAGGCGGTTCAGCAGGTGCAAAACCAGCTGCAATCCGCAATGCGCAAACTGCCGCAAGCGGTCCAGGATCAGGGCGTGACGGTCCGTAAAACGGGCGATACCAACATTTTGACTATCGCCTTCGTTTCTACCGACGGCTCTATGGACAAGCAGGATATTGCCGACTACGTCGCCAGTAATATTCAGGACCCGCTCAGTCGCGTTAACGGCGTGGGCGATATTGACGCCTATGGTTCCCAGTACTCTATGCGTATCTGGCTCGATCCGGCCAAATTAAACAGTTTTCAGATGACCGCTAAAGACGTGACCGACGCGATCGAGTCGCAGAATGCGCAAATCGCCGTCGGGCAGCTTGGCGGTACGCCTTCGGTCGACAAGCAGGCGCTGAACGCCACCATTAATGCGCAGTCTCTGCTGCAAACGCCGCAACAATTTCGCGATATCACCCTGCGCGTTAATCAGGATGGTTCCGAGGTAAAACTGGGCGATGTCGCCACCGTGGAGCTGGGGGCGGAAAAATATGACTACCTCAGCCGTTTTAACGGCAATCCGGCCTCCGGCCTCGGCGTTAAGCTGGCCTCAGGCGCGAATGAAATGGCAACCGCGAAGCTGGTGCTGGATCGACTTAACGAGCTGGCGCAGTACTTCCCTCACGGTCTGGAATACAAAATCGCGTATGAAACCACCTCCTTTGTCAAAGCATCGATTATCGACGTGGTCAAAACATTGCTGGAAGCCATCGCGCTGGTTTTCCTGGTGATGTATCTGTTCCTGCAAAACTTCCGCGCCACGCTTATCCCAACCATCGCTGTACCCGTCGTATTGATGGGCACCTTCTCCGTGCTTTATGCGTTCGGCTACAGTATTAACACGTTAACGATGTTTGCCATGGTGCTGGCGATCGGGCTATTGGTCGATGACGCCATCGTGGTGGTGGAAAACGTCGAACGTATCATGAGCGAAGAAGGCCTCACGCCGCGTGAAGCGACGCGCAAGTCCATGGGGCAAATCCAGGGCGCGCTGGTCGGCATCGCGATGGTGCTTTCTGCGGTATTCGTGCCGATGGCGTTCTTTGGCGGCACAACCGGCGCTATTTATCGCCAGTTTTCTATTACCATTGTCTCAGCGATGGTGCTTTCCGTCCTGGTCGCTATGATTCTGACGCCGGCGCTGTGCTCAACGTTGTTAAAACCGCTGCATAAAGGCGAGCTGCACGGACAAACCGGTTTTTTCGGCTGGTTTAACCGTACCTTCAATCGTAATGCCGAACGCTATGAGAAAGGCGTGGCAAAAATTTTGCATCGTAGCCTGCGCTGGATCCTGATTTATGTTCTACTGCTCGGTGGCATGGTGTTCCTGTTTCTGCGCCTCCCTACCTCCTTCCTGCCGCAGGAAGACCGCGGCATGTTTACCACCTCCATCCAGCTACCGAGCGGTTCTACGCAGCAGCAGACGTTGAAAGTGGTTGAAAAAGTTGAAAACTATTATTTCACCCATGAGAAAGACAACATTATGTCGGTCTTCTCGACGGTAGGCTCCGGGCCTGGCGGGAATGGGCAAAACGTCGCGCGTATGTTTATCCGCTTAAAAGACTGGGATGCGCGCGATCCTACCACCGGTAGCTCGTTCGCCATTATTGAACGCGCGACAAAAGCATTTAATCAGATTAAAGAAGCTCGCGTCTTCGCCAGCAGTCCGCCGGCCATCAGCGGTCTGGGCAGCTCCGCCGGGTTTGATATGGAGTTGCAGGATCACGCCGGAGCAGGTCATGACGCACTGATGGCGGCACGAGACCAACTCATTGAACTTGCCGGGAAAAATAGCGCATTGACCCGCGTACGCCATAATGGTCTGGACGATAGCCCACAGTTACAAATTGATATCGATCAGCGTAAAGCACAGGCGCTTGGCGTATCGATTGACGATATCAACGACACCCTGCAAACGGCCTGGGGGTCGAGTTACGTCAACGACTTTATGGACCGGGGCCGCGTGAAAAAGGTTTATGTTCAGGCGGCGGCAAAATACCGTATGCTGCCGGATGACATTAACCTCTGGTACGTCCGCAATAAAGACGGCGGCATGGTGCCATTCTCTGCCTTCGCCACCTCGCGCTGGGAAACCGGATCACCACGTCTGGAGCGTTATAACGGCTATTCGGCGGTAGAAATTGTCGGGGAGGCCGCACCGGGCGTCAGTACCGGTACGGCTATGGACATTATGGAGTCGTTAGTACACCAGCTACCGGGCGGCTTTGGCCTGGAATGGACGGCCATGTCTTACCAGGAACGGCTCTCCGGCGCACAGGCGCCTGCACTGTACGCCATCTCGCTATTAGTGGTCTTCTTGTGTCTGGCGGCATTGTATGAAAGCTGGTCGGTGCCCTTCTCAGTAATGCTGGTTGTGCCGCTTGGCGTCATTGGCGCGCTGCTCGCCACCTGGATGCGTGGACTGGAAAACGATGTTTACTTCCAGGTGGGATTGTTGACCGTTATCGGCCTTTCAGCGAAAAACGCCATCCTGATTGTGGAATTCGCCAATGAAATGAATCAGAAGGGGCACGATCTTTTAGATGCCACGCTGCACGCCAGCCGTCAGCGACTGCGCCCGATACTGATGACATCTCTGGCGTTTATCTTCGGCGTATTGCCGATGGCGACCAGTAACGGCGCAGGATCGGGTAGCCAACATGCTGTGGGAACCGGCGTGATGGGGGGAATGATCTCCGCAACGGTACTGGCTATCTTCTTTGTACCGCTGTTCTTCGTGCTGGTGCGCCGCCGTTTCCCGCTGAAGCCGCGCCCGGAGTAA
- the ypfM gene encoding protein YpfM codes for MIERELGNWKDFIEVMLRK; via the coding sequence ATGATTGAACGTGAACTGGGGAACTGGAAAGATTTTATCGAAGTTATGCTTCGTAAATAA
- a CDS encoding ArsC family reductase, with protein MITLYGIKNCDTIKKARRWLEEQGIDYRFHDYRLDGIDLSLINTFIAELGWQPLLNTRGTTWRKLDEAARSRITDADSAAALLVEQPAIIKRPLLCAPGKPMLLGFSESRYQQFFDEV; from the coding sequence ATGATTACCCTCTATGGCATTAAAAATTGCGACACTATCAAAAAAGCGCGCCGCTGGCTGGAGGAGCAAGGCATTGATTATCGTTTTCACGACTACCGCCTGGATGGAATAGACCTCTCTCTGATTAACACCTTTATTGCCGAACTCGGCTGGCAGCCTTTACTGAATACACGCGGCACAACATGGCGCAAGCTGGATGAAGCCGCCCGCAGCAGGATTACCGATGCCGACTCCGCCGCCGCCTTACTGGTTGAACAGCCGGCAATCATTAAACGCCCATTGCTCTGTGCGCCCGGGAAGCCTATGCTGCTTGGTTTCAGTGAATCCCGTTATCAGCAGTTTTTTGATGAGGTGTAG
- the dapE gene encoding succinyl-diaminopimelate desuccinylase, giving the protein MSCPVIELTQQLIRRPSLSPDDAGCQALMIDRLRKIGFTIEHMDFGDTQNFWAWRGRGETLAFAGHTDVVPAGDVDRWINPPFEPTIRDGMLFGRGAADMKGSLAAMVVAAERFVAQHPHHRGRLAFLITSDEEASAKNGTVKVVEALMARNERLDYCLVGEPSSTEIVGDVVKNGRRGSLTCNLTIHGVQGHVAYPHLADNPVHRAAPFLHELVAIEWDRGNDFFPATSMQVANIQAGTGSNNVIPGELFVQFNFRFSTELTDQMIKDQVHALLEKYQLRYTVDWWLSGQPFLTARGKLVDAVVNAIEHYNEIKPQLLTTGGTSDGRFIARMGAQVVELGPVNATIHKINECVNAADLQLLARMYQRIMEQLVA; this is encoded by the coding sequence ATGTCGTGCCCGGTTATTGAGCTGACACAGCAACTTATTCGTCGCCCCTCCCTGAGTCCGGATGACGCAGGCTGCCAGGCATTAATGATTGATCGCCTGCGTAAAATTGGTTTTACCATTGAGCACATGGATTTTGGCGACACGCAAAACTTTTGGGCATGGCGTGGACGTGGTGAAACACTGGCATTCGCCGGGCATACTGATGTCGTGCCAGCAGGCGATGTCGATCGCTGGATCAACCCACCGTTTGAGCCTACGATTCGCGATGGAATGCTGTTTGGTCGCGGCGCGGCGGATATGAAAGGTTCACTGGCGGCCATGGTGGTGGCAGCTGAGCGTTTTGTCGCGCAGCATCCTCATCACCGCGGTCGCCTGGCATTTTTGATTACTTCTGATGAAGAAGCCAGCGCGAAAAATGGCACTGTAAAGGTGGTTGAGGCGCTGATGGCCCGTAACGAGCGGCTGGATTACTGTCTGGTTGGCGAACCTTCCAGTACTGAAATTGTGGGCGATGTCGTCAAAAATGGGCGTCGTGGCTCACTTACCTGCAACCTCACTATTCATGGCGTTCAGGGACACGTCGCGTATCCGCATCTGGCGGACAACCCCGTTCATCGCGCCGCGCCTTTTCTCCATGAACTGGTCGCCATTGAATGGGATCGCGGCAATGACTTTTTCCCGGCCACCAGTATGCAGGTAGCCAATATCCAGGCAGGCACCGGCAGCAATAACGTCATTCCCGGTGAACTGTTCGTGCAGTTTAACTTTCGTTTCAGCACGGAACTGACCGATCAAATGATCAAAGATCAGGTCCATGCGCTGCTTGAGAAGTATCAGCTACGCTATACCGTAGACTGGTGGCTTTCCGGTCAGCCGTTCCTGACCGCGCGCGGCAAGCTGGTGGACGCGGTGGTGAATGCTATTGAGCACTATAATGAAATTAAACCGCAATTACTGACGACGGGCGGTACGTCTGACGGACGTTTTATCGCTCGTATGGGAGCACAGGTGGTAGAACTGGGGCCGGTAAACGCCACGATTCATAAAATTAATGAATGTGTGAATGCCGCCGATCTCCAGCTACTGGCCCGTATGTATCAACGTATTATGGAACAACTCGTCGCCTGA
- a CDS encoding YpfN family protein: protein MDWLAKYWWILVLVFLVGVLLNVIKDLKRIDHKKFLANKPELPPHRDFNDKWDDEDDWPKKDQPKK from the coding sequence ATGGACTGGCTGGCAAAATATTGGTGGATTTTGGTTCTGGTATTTCTGGTAGGCGTACTGCTGAATGTGATCAAAGATCTCAAGCGTATCGACCATAAGAAATTCCTGGCCAATAAACCTGAGTTGCCCCCACATCGTGATTTTAATGATAAGTGGGATGATGAAGACGACTGGCCGAAGAAGGATCAGCCGAAAAAGTAA